The Manis javanica isolate MJ-LG chromosome 2, MJ_LKY, whole genome shotgun sequence genome contains a region encoding:
- the LOC140844946 gene encoding olfactory receptor 1L6-like produces METKNHSSRTSGFILLGISPDPQLQKPLFATFLAMYLVTIVGNVLIILATHSDSRLHTPMYFFLSNLSFMDTCFTTVIVPKMLVNLLSETKSISYVGCLAQMYFFMAFGNTDSYLLASMAIDRLVAICNPFQYGVVMSPRRCLLMLLGSCSISHMHSLLRVLLMSRLSFCASHVIKHFFCDTQPVLKLSCSDTSSSQTVVMTETLAVIMTPFLCIVFSYLRITVTVLRIPSRAGKWKAFSTCGSHLTIVALFYGSVIYVYFRPLSMYSGVKDRVAALMYTLVTPMLNPFIYSLRNKDMKRALRKVLAMRLHSKE; encoded by the coding sequence ATGGAGACAAAGAACCACAGCAGCAGAACCTCGGGCTTTATCCTCCTGGGCATCTCTCCCGACCCTCAGCTGCAGAAACCCCTCTTTGCCACCTTCCTCGCCATGTACCTGGTCACCATAGTGGGGAATGTGCTCATCATCCTGGCCACGCACTCTGACTCCAgactccacacccccatgtacttttttcTCAGCAACTTATCCTTCATGGATACCTGCTTCACAACAGTCATTGTGCCAAAGATGCTGGTGAATTTACTATCAGAGACAAAATCTATCTCCTATGTGGGCTGCCTGGCCCAGATGTACTTCTTCATGGCCTTCGGGAACACTGACAGTTACCTACTAGCCTCGATGGCCATAGACCGGCTGGTAGCCATCTGCAACCCTTTCCAGTACGGTGTGGTAATGAGCCCAAGGCGTTGCCTCCTCATGCTTCTGGGTTCATGTTCCATCTCCCACATGCACTCCCTGCTCCGTGTGCTACTCATGTCCCGCCTGTCTTTCTGTGCCTCCCATGTTATTAAGCACTTTTTTTGTGATACCCAGCCTGTGCTAAAGCTCTCCTGCTCTGACACATCCTCCAGCCAGACTGTGGTCATGACCGAGACGCTGGCTGTCATCATGACCCCCTTCCTATGCATTGTCTTCTCCTACCTGCGAATTACTGTCACTGTGCTCAGAATTCCCTCTAGAGCTGGGAAGTGGAAGGCCTTCTCTACCTGTGGCTCTCACCTCACCATAGTGGCTTTGTTCTACGGGAGTGTCATCTATGTCTATTTTAGGCCCCTGTCCATGTACTCAGGGGTGAAGGACCGGGTAGCTGCACTCATGTACACATTAGTTACACCCATGTTGAACCCTTTCATTTACAGCTTGAGGAACAAAGATATGAAGAGGGCTTTGAGGAA
- the LOC108384018 gene encoding LOW QUALITY PROTEIN: olfactory receptor 1L3-like (The sequence of the model RefSeq protein was modified relative to this genomic sequence to represent the inferred CDS: deleted 1 base in 1 codon; substituted 1 base at 1 genomic stop codon), producing HRLALCSDPQLQNPMYFFLSTLSLADVCYPTVIVPKMLVNFLSKAKTISYAECLAQMYFFLVFGNIDSWHLLAAMATDCYVAICNPFHNYVTVMNHRSCRLLLAFSIAVSHLHSLLHVLLVNWLTFCASKVIQHFFCDVNPVLKLACSPTSVNEIVAITEGLASVVALFVCIITSYLRILTAVLNIHSAAGKHKAFSPCSSHLTRVTLLYGSISYVYFQPLSRYPVKDXIAMVVNTVLISMLNPFIYSLRNKHMKRCLEKLTSRITSWVERLSTTKANKMPETWL from the exons CATCGCTTGGCTCTCTGCTCTGATCCTCAACTCCAAAaccccatgtatttcttcctgagCACCTTGTCCTTGGCTGATGTTTGCTACCCAACAGTCATCGTTCCCAAGATGTTAGTGAACTTCCTGTCCAAGGCAAAGACCATCTCCTATGCTGAATGTCTGGCACAGATGTATTTCTTCCTGGTCTTTGGAAACATAGACAGTTGGCATCTCCTGGCAGCTATGGCCACTGACTGCTATGTAGCCATCTGTAACCCCTTCCAC AACTATGTCACTGTTATGAACCACAGATCCTGTAGGTTGCTTCTAGCCTTCTCCATAGCTGTCTcccacctccactccctcctACATGTCCTCCTGGTGAATTGGCTCaccttttgtgcatcaaaggttATCCAACACTTTTTCTGCGATGTCAACCCTGTTCTGAAACTGGCCTGCTCTCCTACCTCTGTCAATGAAATTGTGGCCATAACAGAAGGGCTGGCCTCTGTGGTGGCCCTGTTTGTCTGCATCATCACCTCTTACCTAAGAATCCTCACTGCTGTCCTCAACATTCACTCAGCCGCGGGAAAACACAAGGCCTTCTCCCCCTGCAGCTCACATCTCACTAGGGTGACCCTGCTTTATGGGAGCATTAGCTATGTCTATTTCCAGCCCTTGTCCCGCTATCCTGTCAAGGACTGAATAGCAATGGTAGTCAACACTGTATTGATATCAATGTTGAACCCATTTATCTACAGTTtaagaaataaacacatgaaacGGTGCTTAGAGAAACTGACAAGCAGGATTACATCGTGGGTGGAGAGGCTTTCCACTACAAAAGCCAACAAAATGCCTGAAACCTGGTTGTGA